The Desulfomonilia bacterium region GACTATACCGTCATTGCGGCCGCAGAACGCCTTTATAAGGGCGGATGAATTCACATATGTTACAGGTGCGGCAGGTCTGCAGGAAATCTCCCGCCATGCTCTTTCCACATCTTCAAGTTCCGCCATATCGGCAAGCGGGCAGCCTGCTGATTTGTCGGGAATATAAACTTTTTTACCGGGAGAAAGAATGGCCGCTGTTTCCGCCATAAAATAGACGCCACAGAAAATTATAACCTCAGCATCAATGAGACTTGCCGATTTTCCGGCAAGTTCCAGGGAATCCCCTACATAATCGGCAAATTCTATTATGGAATCATTCTGATAGTGATGTCCCAGTATGACAAGCCTTGTGCCAAACTCACGCTTTTTTCCGATAATGATTTCTCTTGCCTGTTCTTCAGTCATCCGCCTGTCCGATTGTCATTGAAATATCAAACGCCTTAACCGAATGGGTAACCTCTCCAACGGATATATAGTCGACTCCTGTCTGGGCGACATCTTTTATTGTCTTCAGTGTTATCCCGCCGGAGGCTTCCAATGGGACTCTGCCGTTCACCAGCAGCACCGCCTTTTTCATTCCATCAATTGAAAAATTATCGAGCATTACTCTGTCAACATTTGAAGACAAGGCCTCTTTCACGTCTTCAAGCGTCCTGCATTCCACTTCCACAGGAATATTTTCTGAGAACGCCTTGACTTTTCTTACTGCCTCAGAAATTGAACCGACACGGTCAATATGGTTGTCCTTTATAAGCGCCATATCAAAAAGGCCCATTCTGTGATTCTGACCTCCGCCTGTTCTGAAGGCAATTTTATCAAGCACCCTCTGACCAGGGGCTGTCTTTCTCGTGTCCAGCAGAACAGCCTTCGTCCCTCTGATCTCTTTTAAAAAGAGGCTTGTCATTGTAGCTATTCCGCTCATGCGCTGCATGAAATTAAGTGCAACCCTTTCCGCCTTTAGAAGCGCCCTGGCGCATCCGGAAATTTCCGCTATGACCGTTCCGGTCTTCACATGGCTGCCATCGTCAACCTTCTTTTCAAAGAGGGCTTTTCCATCCAGCTTTTTGAAAACCATTTCCGCGATATCAAGCCCTGCGATAATCCCGGATGACTTTGCAGTAAACTTTGCCTTCAACCTGTCTGCGGGTTCGAACACGGCATTCGAGGTCACATCAGTTCCGTCTTCTTCAAGGGCAAGGTCTATTATTCTTGTTAACAATTCTTGAGTATTCATAGGTAAAC contains the following coding sequences:
- the nadC gene encoding carboxylating nicotinate-nucleotide diphosphorylase, translated to MNTQELLTRIIDLALEEDGTDVTSNAVFEPADRLKAKFTAKSSGIIAGLDIAEMVFKKLDGKALFEKKVDDGSHVKTGTVIAEISGCARALLKAERVALNFMQRMSGIATMTSLFLKEIRGTKAVLLDTRKTAPGQRVLDKIAFRTGGGQNHRMGLFDMALIKDNHIDRVGSISEAVRKVKAFSENIPVEVECRTLEDVKEALSSNVDRVMLDNFSIDGMKKAVLLVNGRVPLEASGGITLKTIKDVAQTGVDYISVGEVTHSVKAFDISMTIGQADD